The region CAGTTGGTGACTGCATCCATGCTCATGAGGGTTCCCCACAATAAGTGACTGCAGTTTGCAGAGGAGCAAAGACATTGAACTTGCACAAACAGGCGCTGCCGTTCCAATGAATAGTGTTCTGAACGTTGGGCGTATACAGGCTAGTGCTGGCAGAGTTATggtctaggacagtgatggctaaccttggcactccagctgtcccatgaggcattactgtcccatgaggcaatactctgacagctctaagcataacttggggaggcagaggcatgatgggatttgtagattTGTCACAGCTGGCGTGCCAAGGTTAGTCAACACTGGTCtaggaaatgttttgtttgtaTGGTCTGGGTGCCTCAATACCTCTGGAAGTGTCTCTCAACTGATATGTATATATCTAAATCCTTGCCAATCAAGTACACCCCCACAAGTTGACAGTGTTCCCTATGACCAATGGGATCTTTCAACTGGACAATGCAATGTCATACTGCCAGAAATATTGGCGAGTGGTTTGGAAATCATCACAGACTTCCAGCTACTTTCCTGACTCTGGTCTATAAAGTCCCCTGACCTAAAGCTAGAACCCAACAAGCACATTTGGGATCACCTCCAGCAATATGCTTGATGACTGGATCCATCACCACATGCCTACTATCAACTGTTGGGTGCACTGCAGACCTACATATACCTCTAGCACCCTTCCAGCATCTTAATGGGTCACTTCTACAGCATCTGGCTCCCACCCATGCTTCTAAAAGCAGTTATTATAGATATTAGCAGGTGTTCATAGAAATGTGACTTAACTGTAGAAATGACTTGTTAAAGGCACTCACAATCAGACGAAAGTAATTTGATTTTTTTATATCTCATATTATATTGAGACTACCCATACTTTATAGTAATATAGAGGTACAAAGCATAGCTTTGAAAAGAttcagaatgcatttattaaataaTTCAAGAGCCCCAAAAAAGGATTAACTATTGAACCTTCATGAAGAATGAGGAGTCCTAAATtctatttttagtattttatcAGTTTTCTACCCATCAGTTAACTTTCTAAAGTTTATTAACTATCCAGACACACCGGTGACTTGTATGTTAGTGCATCTCGCTGTTGTACCCTCTTCACACCTCTCCATGGTATTCTTGCATGATAATCTATCtaatgtatgcactgatgccTAGAAGCacacaggcctggtgcacactgagcggtttttgtagcgttttccaaactgcttccgcctgtgaaaacgcttggctaatgtatttcaatgggatggtgcacacgatttgaggtttttagcaaaccgcaaacgtgggtcctgcagcacttttgcggtttgcagaagcgtttctgcctcaatgtaaagtataggaaaagctcaaaccgctctggaaaacgctagatcagggcggttttccaggcgtttttgttacagaagctgttcagtaacagcttttactgtaacaatatttgtaatctgctacacaaaaacgctccaaaaaaagctacgcatgtttagaaaacctctctaaacatgcctagaatcgctctgaactcTGCTCCAAAAacttctagcgttttgaggatctgctagcggttttggtgtgcactgggccacagatatatttgtcaagggtttCTCTTACCTCTACAACTAATTAGTGGTTCCTGGTATGTTAATGCACCCGACTTGTCTACTGGCTTGCATTACTGAACATTAGCACATTGGTCATGATGCCAGAAAGAAAGTTGCACTTTGCTGGTTTCACATCAAAGACCCAATCAATTTCAGGAgagttaaaaaatgtttttggggttgttgtttttttgtaaatctgATTAAGATTTAAAGTGAAAATGTGTCTCTTTATAGTGTCAGGACCATTGTTTCTATTTTCAGAGTTTTAGATTGCACTTCAAAGGGAGTATGGCCTAATGCAACTGATATTGATTATTAGCAGAATGCTTTAAGTACCTAATGGCATCTATCAACATACAAAAATAATCCCTGTGTTCCCTTTTGATATTTAAAAGTGGCCATACCCtagtacagtgatctgcaaacttggctctctagctgttaacctccttggcggttcaatttttttcaccaaggaggctgcattacactttttttgtaattttttttttctgtttcatgcAGCTAccggagtggtagctacatgaaacaccactagagggcgcatgtgtcccgctagtccgattgccgccggcaacaacagcaaacaggagattgcgtatagaacgcgatctcctgtttggcttctcctgttgccatggcgacgatcggaatgacgtcatggacgtcaggcgcacccgatccagccctttgcgctgcccgggagtgattggtccaggctgcgcagggctctggcggggggggggggccctcttccgccactGCGTGCGGTAGATCGCCGCGCGGCAGcgccgatcaagctgtacgcgtggctagcaaactgctggctgcgcgtacagcactttacagaatttaaatcgccccaccaggggctgagatatcctccgaggcggcttcccccgagctcagctcggggttaccactaaggaggttaaggaactgcaagtcccacaatgcattgtgggagtctgagagccacagtcatgattcataaaggcaactgcattgtgggacttgtagttccttaacagctgaagagccaagtttgcagatcactgcactagtAGATGGCCCCTCTGGGCCCCTGTTGTGTTGGCAGTGGGGCATGCTCACGTGCTCCTTGGCATATTTCTCCTGTGTCCTATGTCCGTCCTCGCTGGCCCCTTGTCTCCTGTGACCTGGCAGGATGTACGCAGACTCATAACGTACATGATGCCAGGCCACAGGGAACAGACACCCTGGCAGGGCAGAGACATGACAGGAGGAAGCATGCCGGTGGACAGGTAAGTGCACCCTGCTGCCAACGCTCTGCAGGGGCCCAGGGGAGCGCTATCGTAgattgggggggagaggggggggtacCAGGAGGGGTATCTTCAATCAGCTGCTAATCTACCACTGCTATAAATTTATGCTTTTAATATCCAGTTCTgccttatgtcagagttttacaaTTTTGAAAGGCAATTCTTCGCGCAGTAACCCAGTGAAGGTATTTAAAGCAAAGTTTATTTTTGACGAAAAGTAATTTTCTGGATTTGTGATCTCACATTGTGTCAATGCGTAATACATTATAAATGCTAGGGCACCCATTAGAAACAGCCTCTCAGGCAATCATGTGTCACATAGTGTGACTTTAGCAACGGATCTGCTATAAACCCCAATAGAAGTTTGTTATTATGAAGGGAGTATATATACATGCAACGCCTATTACCTTCCTCTGAGATAGCTGCTCTGCAGAATGAGCCCTGTCTTCTGCTGATGCCAAGAATGGAACAGCTGCCCGCACAGATATCAGCAGCTGGCATATCTTCTCATGGATACTAGTCCAGTCCGCACGCTGGTGCTCTACATCACTAGAGGAGAGATGGCAGCAAGTGTAGTATAGAATATACAATATAAACCTTCTAAACTGACAGCAGGAGTTATACTGTCCATAGAAAATAGACTACAAGGCGTATTGTAATACAGTACTAAATAAGCAAGCTCAAGAAATAAAGTAGCAAAAAGCAAAGATCGGAATAGCTTTGTTAGTTTGTCTGGACATGAAGGCCAGACCTGGGGCACTTTGAGGCTCAAATGCAGTACAGAGGAGAATAAAAGGTATTTATATACTGTCATTTCCTTCAAGCCAGGATTATAAACAAATCTTCTCTCTATCTCTTAGTAGTCCGATTTATCAGATATCCTCTTTTCTTGCTTCTTGCCTTGTCTATTTTCTCGGAGGTGGCAACAGTAGTATCAGCTAATCAAACAGTTTCTACAAACAAGAGTAAGTATTGGTGAttcctttaggcccctttcaggCTGGCTGCTGAACTGCACGTTTGCCAAGCAGATCAGCCTCCCATCTGCTGCCTGCCATTGCAATAGCCGAATTGCAGCAGTTGTTAGGGCCGTTCCCATTTgggcgattagcgggtgattcctgctaatcgccgaagcgctagtgctttttaaagcgaaCAATACAAACcaaatggcagtgatctcactgccgcgggtGATTCGTGATTAGCGGCAATTGCAAAACGAGATTCTGAAGTGATTgcgatacagtgcttaaaaaagcacTGATTGTGATCGCTCAGGAATCACAAGTGATTTTACTGggctaatcgcggtaaaatcacccacGATAGCTAgagtgaatgagccctaacaTCACGCATGTCAAGTAGTGGTGTTACTAGGTGGTGGAGGAACACAACATGCCGAGTCTGAGCACAGCCCTCCGTGGGGGGTGGCGTCTGTATAGGGTAGGTACCGAGCTCTTggccggtgcaggagagcagctgacagtcagtaagacagacagacacagaacatttatatcctgcttttctcttggcggactcaaagcaccagagttgcagccactaggacacgctctataagcagtagcagtgttagggagtctttcccaaggatccttactgaataggtgctggctttctgaacaggaagagccgagattcgaaccatggtctcttgtgtcagaggaagagcccttaaagggaaggtttagggaaacctttaaaaaaataaaaatccatatccacttacgtggggcttcctccagcccgtggcaggcaggaggtgccctcgccgcagctccagaggcttccggtcgtcttcggtgtccaacccgacctggccaggccggctgccaggtcgggctcttctgcgctccaagtacgggctcttctgcgtcccacgcgggcgcgctgacgtcatcggacgtcctccgggctttactgcgcaggcgcagaactactgctcctgcgcagtacagcccggaggacgtccgatgacgtcagcgcgctcgcgtgggacgcagaagagcccgtacttggagcgcagaagagcccgacctggcagccggcctggccaggtcgggtcggccaccgaagacgaccggaagcctctggagcggcggcgagggcacctcctgcctgccacgggctggaggaagccccaggtaagtggatatggatttttatttttttaaaggtttccctgaaccttccctttaaccattacactatccagccactacaagtGACTTCACCGCTTGTCAGTTGcccgtgtgaaaggacccttagaaGGGAGGTACAGAGGATCACCTAGATTAGAATACAGAgatcgggagcccaatggtgcggtGAGATCAATCTGAAAAAATGATCAATCCCATCAGTCTTATTGAATGGTCAGCaggtttttgtccattagtgggcaCAACTGATGGTTTCCAAACTACGGTATTATACCGCTGATCTAAACAATTGTGCAGCAGATtatattgttaatggccaccttaatgtcCACAGCAAAGCTGCCATGTAACCAACTGAGACAATCTCAATTACCAACAGCACAGAAACTGACTACTTCAGCTGGTTATGTCAAACCATACATCATTCCTAAAGTATACTGTAGACAAAGATTTACTCCAAATTAACCTGTCTGGATAGTGCagagggcagcagcacctttctaAAGAGGCTGTTCCTGCCTATATGATAAttgtgatcagggccggatttaccataaggcacagtaggcacgtgcctacaggcacctgatgatggaaaggcgtctcactcccctcccttagTACCTACCTCCTTCTTTCCCTATGCAGCGTTCTAAGCACAGCATAAATTAGAGGTTACTCTCCAAGCTATCAGCATTTTAGTAATGAGTTCTACCTTCAGTTTGGGTCACcactagctatttaatactgagggtacttctggctacctaatactaaggggaacctgtagctatctatgtcgggtaagggagaagtgacagctgggacagccagcacacttgtggtgcagttttgtggtgtttgtaggttcatggagggcgaagtctagggttccAGAGCAttcgtgcctataggctcctgagatgtaaatccaggcctgattgtgatcaaaaggaaacgattcggtcCATAAATGGAATAGAAATTATAACCAATCTGTTCATTTCAGATAGGATTTATTCGAAAAAACAAATCCATAATTTGCTGTCGATTGGTACCATCAACAGCATCCAATCTGATCGATCAGAAGGTCGACTGGAATGTAAAATAGTataattagtgggcaccttaaggcctcattcacacctaaaaacaaaaacgcaaactttttgcattttttgtgcaCTCCCCCCTTGCCCCCAACACTCCACTGCGCACTGCGTTTCTGgaaaaagcgcttttccagagcggttttgtaattcactccctgacgcaagtcaggaagtgaactctttgaccctaaaaagaataaatacaatgtatatattcttaaaaacgccaacgcaatcgctgcacaaagcgattttgtgagtgtttgcattttcctataccttccattgaagcaaaattaccccaagaatgGTTCAGGCACTGCTTTGCGGCACACACAGGGCACAAACCGCGctcatatgaaccttctcatagacattcattgcacaagcgttttgtaggCGATttttgcgcttgaaaaaaggccgaaaatgcccctagtgtgaacgaaccCTAACAGTTACCGCCCCCTTACCCCGTCAACCTGTCCTTTGGTAAACATCAGACATCAAACATCTCCTTTGCCATTCTCAACAAGGCAGGAATTAATTCACAACCAGCTGAAGGAAGTCTATCATTCAGCCATGGCACGGTATAAGCCTCTGCTCGCCACTGGATAGGGCTGGGCAATGCAGCATTGGTGTCAGTGTATCAGCACTCTCTGCTTACCAGTAGTACGTGACCTTGCAGCCATCGCACTGGACATAGGCCGGGCTGTGGCACAGCTCACACACCAGCTTCACACCTTTGGAGTTGGAAAGTGGATTCACACTGGACATGGCTGCGCTGCAGGAATCATAGCACCGCTCTCAGACGTGTGGGCTGCCGTTGTTAGGGACGCTGACACAGTTGTCAGGCGGCGGCACGGTGCGCCCTCTGGTGGAAGCACGGCAGCACACATGATAATTAGCCCAATAGAAGCGGTCCCGCCTCAAAGTAGTAGTGGCATATGCCCCATTCAAAGATGGCGCCCGAGGCGTCTAGTCGCATAGGAAGTGGCTGACAAGGGAGCTGGGTGCACTGTTGTAAGGTGAGGTGACAGCTCAGGCTATATAGAGCGAGTGGCAGAAGGACAGCAGCAGCATGGCAGAGAAACTCCGGGAAGACTTCGCACCCCCGCAGGCTGATGTAGAGGCTGCAGCCCTGGCCATGGAGGCATTTGCCCGCAGCCACAGCTCTGATGGGCGCCGGGTAGTGCTGATCACCTCGGGGGGTACTAAGGTGCCTCTGGAATCCCGTACGGTGCGCTTCCTGGATAACTTCAGCAGCGGGCGCAGAGGAGCCGCCTCAGCGGAATATTTCCTGCGGGCCGGCTACGCCGTGATCTTCCTGCACCGGCACCGGTCCATGTATCCATATAGCCGCCGCTACAGCGCCATCAACTGGCTGGACGCTCTGCGCCTGCTGCCCGCCACTGCTCCCGGCCAGGGGGAGCCCCGGGTGGAGGCAgagcagcgccacctgccgggtaTCGTGCAAGTCCTGCAGGACTACCACAGCATGAGGGAGTCGGGGAGACTGCTGCCCATAGAGTTCAACACCCTTTCCGACTACCTGCACCTACTGCTGGCTGCTGCACGGGCACTCAATCCACTAGGTGGGTGCTCCAACACACAGGGGCATGAGCTATTTTTTCCTGGTCTGGTGAAGGAAAAATGGACATAAAACAAACCTGTAGGGGATTATTAGCCCAAAGATGTAGGTACTTCCCCCTCCAGTGCTCTGTCCCAGCGCTGCAACACTCAAAATTTGCAGCGGTGCTCTGGTACAATACCAGGGCCCAgaggtgttgctagccccaaagatcagtggcatgtgccccagatatattctggggtgccccagatgtcccccaggaaGAGTTAGCTgaggtgcctcaatggtgggcaagctgggtgctgtgatgcattaatgggggtatgctgggtgctgtggcgcCTCTGGATGTTGTTGGGTGcggtggtgcctttatgggggaatgctgggagttgtggtgcctcaatgggaggtccaTGGAAGtagagacgggacaaggtcctccagcacctaaggctgagacaccaaagtgccccccccccattcatcacacactgattactattacagtaagaggcgtcccaggggccccaacaccctaatctctagttatctggcttgcattcactgccatgtatccccttttcttatttctctctgctacaaacacaataggggaataatagctgagtgagttgtgcgccccctcctacacagcgcacttaggctggagcctctcctgcctcggcccggccctgcatggaagcatgggagggggtccactagaaggtcaggaaaTGCTATGGGGGGATTGCCAGACAGCAGCAGGGCAGCCCTCAcagcagaaagccagcacagaagccaggtaactgcctagttatgtttaagtgaagcTGCCTATGTGATATgttgcattttttaatttttataaatgaaggggcttcatccaacattttgctgggcaggcctacttagaccgctgttaaagagactccgtaacaaaaattgcatcctgttttttatcatcctacaagttccaaaagctattctaatgtgttctggcttactgcagcactttgtactatcacagtctctgtaataaatcaacttatctctctcttgtcagacttgtcagcctgtgtctggaaggctgccaagttcttcagtgttgtggttctgctatgaactcccccttccaggcccatctatgcacactgcctgtgtgttatttagattacagcagcttct is a window of Hyperolius riggenbachi isolate aHypRig1 chromosome 6, aHypRig1.pri, whole genome shotgun sequence DNA encoding:
- the PPCS gene encoding phosphopantothenate--cysteine ligase; amino-acid sequence: MAEKLREDFAPPQADVEAAALAMEAFARSHSSDGRRVVLITSGGTKVPLESRTVRFLDNFSSGRRGAASAEYFLRAGYAVIFLHRHRSMYPYSRRYSAINWLDALRLLPATAPGQGEPRVEAEQRHLPGIVQVLQDYHSMRESGRLLPIEFNTLSDYLHLLLAAARALNPLGSSAMFYLAAAVSDFYIPASEMPEHKIQSSSGPLQITMKMVPKMLSPLVKDWAPKAFVISFKLETNPQILIERAHKALDTYRHQVVVANILDTLRTCVVIVTSNDEANLSITNEEDRSGVEIEEKIIEDLTLRHKHFIEQSDSN